In one window of Microtus pennsylvanicus isolate mMicPen1 chromosome 2, mMicPen1.hap1, whole genome shotgun sequence DNA:
- the Rpusd2 gene encoding pseudouridylate synthase RPUSD2 — translation MRRGVHGCLQILVQWRAAFWSHSFARTWGGCKEAMAEALSTQAEAARGLKFQQNGDSGSDGSGEPLQEGPGPAAAGEQVPGSGERAQGGEAQVSGNGEQAPAPVADSGKRKKRRGATGERVVPPPKKRRTGVSFGDEHFAETTYYFEGGLRKVRPYYFDFQTYCKGRWVGRSLLHVFSTEFRSQPLEYYEAAIRAGRLHLNEEPVQDLSIVLKDNDFLRNTVHRHEPPVTAEPIRLLAENEDVVVIDKPSSIPVHPCGRFRHNTVIFILGKEHHLKELHPLHRLDRLTSGVLMFAKTAAFSEKIHEQVRERQLEKEYVCRVEGEFPDQEVICKEPILVVSYKVGVCRVDPQGKPCETVFQRLSYNGHSSVVRCRPLTGRTHQIRVHLQFLGHPILNDPIYNSPAWGPSRGQGGHIPKTDEELLRDLVAEHQAKESLNVLDICEDDLVPGLMDSAAPSSELAKNSLQELTRVAQKTDGIAEAASQGLDTPEKANAEKADVMNQETDPLCAECRLLRQDPLPQDLVMFLHALRYKGPDFEYVSPMPAWAQDDWQED, via the exons ATGCGGCGTGGTGTCCACGGCTGCCTACAGATCCTTGTGCAGTGGCGGGCGGCGTTCTGGTCTCACAGCTTTGCCAGGACTTGGGGTGGCTGTAAGGAGGCGATGGCTGAGGCACTGTCTACCCAGGCCGAGGCAGCGCGCGGTTTGAAGTTTCAGCAAAATGGAGACTCTGGTAGCGACGGGAGCGGAGAGCCGCTCCAGGAGGGCCCGGGGCCCGCGGCGGCGGGGGAGCAGGTCCCGGGGAGCGGGGAGCGGGCCCAGGGAGGCGAAGCGCAGGTCTCGGGGAACGGGGAGCAGGCTCCGGCTCCAGTCGCCGACTCAGGCAAGAGGAAGAAGCGGCGAGGCGCCACCGGGGAACGGGTCGTACCGCCCCCGAAGAAACGTCGGACCGGGGTCAGCTTCGGCGACGAGCACTTTGCAGAGACCACCTACTACTTCGAGGGCGGCCTGCGCAAGGTGCGCCCCTATTACTTCGACTTCCAGACCTACTGTAAAGGTCGGTGGGTTGGCCGCAGCTTGTTGCACGTCTTCAGCACCGAGTTCCGATCCCAGCCACTGGAGTACTACGAGGCTGCAATCCGGGCGGGACGCCTGCATCTCAACGAGGAACCTGTTCAGGACCTCAGCATCGTGCTCAAG GACAATGACTTCTTGCggaacacagtgcacagacatgagccaccagtCACAGCAGAGCCCATCCGCCTTCTAGCTGAGAATGAAGATGTGGTCGTTATAGACAAGCCGTCCTCCATTCCTGTCCACCCCTGTGGCCGTTTCCGACACAACACAGTCATCTTCATCCTAGGCAAGGAGCATCACCTGAAGGAGCTCCACCCGCTTCACCGGCTTGACCGCCTCACCTCCGGAGTCCTCATGTTTGCCAAGACAGCCGCCTTCTCCGAGAAGATCCATGAGCAAGTTCGGGAGCGGCAG TTGGAGAAGGAGTATGTATGCCGGGTTGAAGGGGAGTTCCCTGACCAGGAGGTAATTTGCAAGGAACCCATCTTAGTGGTGTCTTACAAGGTAGGAGTGTGCCGTGTGGATCCCCAGGGCAAGCCCTGTGAGACTGTGTTCCAGAGGCTGAGCTACAATGGCCACTCCAGTGTGGTACGGTGCCGCCCGCTTACAGGCCGTACTCATCAGATCCGAGTCCACCTCCAGTTTCTGGGCCACCCCATTCTCAATGACCCCATCTACAATTCGCCTGCCTGGGGTCCTTCTCGAGGCCAGGGGGGCCACATTCCAAAGACAGATGAGGAACTTCTCCGGGACCTGGTTGCAGAGCATCAGGCCAAAGAAAGCCTGAATGTGCTAGATATCTGTGAGGATGACCTGGTCCCAGGACTCATGGACTCTGCAGCCCCCTCTTCAGAGCTGGCCAAGAACAGCCTGCAGGAGTTGACCAGAGTAGCCCAGAAGACAGATGGAATAGCTGAGGCAGCCTCTCAGGGTCTGGACACACCAGAGAAGGCTAACGCAGAGAAAGCAGATGTTATGAATCAAGAGACAGACCCACTTTGTGCAGAGTGCCGGCTCTTGCGACAGGATCCCTTGCCCCAGGATCTTGTGATGTTCCTGCATGCCCTCCGCTATAAAGGGCCAGACTTTGAATATGTCTCACCCATGCCAGCCTGGGCACAAGATGACTGGCAGGAAGACTGA